The following nucleotide sequence is from Kiritimatiella glycovorans.
GGTCCCAGTCATGGATCGCCTCCGCCGTCCCCGCCGCGCAGAACGCGGGGAGAAGGACCGCTAAAACTCTGGCGGGCGCATCACTCATCTTCAGACGGTCACCGCGGCCTGCTGCGTCTGCTTCCGGTGCAGCACCTGGGTGCACATGGTTTCGATGTGAGCAAGAAAGGCATCGTAGCGCTCGTGCTCGCGGTTGAGGTGATACTGGAAGAGCAGTCCGGCGAGCGCGATGATCAAGCCGGTTTCGGTCGTGATCAGCGCCTCGGAGATCCCCCCGGCGACCATGTCCATCGTCTTGTCGCCGCCGGCGCCGGTCGAGAGCGCGAAGAACGTGGTCAGCATGCCGGTCACCGTGCCCAGCAGTCCGAGCAGCGGCGAAGCGGCCACGCATACGCCGATCACCTGAAGATCGCGCTGGAAGGGGTGCATCTCCGTGCTGCGGAATTCGTCGAAGTGATGCCGCATGTCCTCGGTGTTCTCCGCGCCGAGCACGTACTCCAGCAGGCCGGCCACGGGCACGTGACGCCTGTGATTTCCGTCGTGGTAGCGCCGCCAGAAGCGGCCGGCGTCCTCCCGGTACCCCTTGTTCGCCAGCTTCATCTTCACGTGCAGTCCGACGGCGAAGAGGAAGAAGGCGTTCACCGCGATGGCGATCATCGCCCAGCCT
It contains:
- a CDS encoding MotA/TolQ/ExbB proton channel family protein, which encodes MMELWDKAVEIWISGGWAMIAIAVNAFFLFAVGLHVKMKLANKGYREDAGRFWRRYHDGNHRRHVPVAGLLEYVLGAENTEDMRHHFDEFRSTEMHPFQRDLQVIGVCVAASPLLGLLGTVTGMLTTFFALSTGAGGDKTMDMVAGGISEALITTETGLIIALAGLLFQYHLNREHERYDAFLAHIETMCTQVLHRKQTQQAAVTV